In Promicromonospora sp. Populi, one genomic interval encodes:
- a CDS encoding NADP-dependent isocitrate dehydrogenase, translating into MSKIIYTHTDEAPLLATYSFLPIVSAYAAKAGVDVETRDISLAGRIIAQFPERLTDEQRQPDALAELGELANDPSANIIKLPNVSASLPQLKAAIAELQSLGYDLPDFPESVETDAEKDARERYGRVMGSAVNPVLRQGNSDRRAPASVKNYAKAHPHRMGAWTPESKTNVATMGHDDFFANEKSFVSATDDTLRIEHVAADGTVTVLKESLPVLAGEVVDATFIDAAALDAFLAESIERAKAEGILFSVHLKATMMKVSDPIIFGHVVKAFFKPVFEKYGQDLADAGLSANDGLGGIFAGLATLPNGAEIRAAFDTALADGPKMAMVNSDKGINNLHVPSDVIVDASMPAMIRIGGHMWGPEGEEADTLAVIPDSSYAGIYQTVIDDCRANGALDPATMGSVPNVGLMAQAAEEYGSHDKTFEITGDGTVRIVNGAGDVVLEHAVHAGDIWRACQTKDAPIRDWIKLAVTRARASATPAVFWLNSRRAHDANLIAKIEQYLPEHNTEGLEILIMDPAEATAYSLARIRKGLDTISVTGNVLRDYNTDLFPILEVGTSAKMLSIVPLMNGGGLFETGAGGSAPKHVQQLVEEDYLRWDSLGEFFALAASFEHLATTEGNARAQVLADTLDRATGTFLAEDRSPGRKLGTIDNRGSHFYLALYWAQELATQSDDADLAATFKPLAEALATGEQAIVAELLAVQGKPADIGGYYRPDDAKATAVMRPSTTFNEALASL; encoded by the coding sequence ATGTCCAAGATCATCTACACCCACACGGACGAGGCCCCGCTTCTGGCGACCTACTCGTTCCTGCCGATCGTCTCGGCATACGCGGCCAAGGCCGGGGTAGACGTCGAGACCCGCGACATCTCGCTCGCGGGCCGGATCATCGCGCAGTTCCCGGAGCGGCTCACGGACGAGCAGCGCCAGCCGGACGCCCTCGCCGAGCTGGGCGAGCTCGCGAACGACCCGTCGGCCAACATCATCAAGCTGCCGAACGTCTCGGCGTCGCTGCCCCAGCTGAAGGCCGCCATCGCCGAGCTCCAGTCGCTCGGCTACGACCTGCCTGACTTCCCGGAGAGCGTCGAGACCGACGCGGAGAAGGACGCGCGCGAGCGCTACGGCCGCGTCATGGGTTCCGCCGTGAACCCGGTGCTGCGCCAGGGCAACTCCGACCGCCGCGCACCGGCGTCGGTCAAGAACTACGCGAAGGCGCACCCGCACCGCATGGGTGCCTGGACGCCGGAGTCGAAGACGAACGTCGCGACGATGGGCCACGACGACTTCTTCGCCAACGAGAAGTCGTTTGTCAGCGCGACCGACGACACGCTGCGCATCGAGCACGTCGCCGCCGACGGCACCGTGACCGTGCTCAAGGAGTCGCTGCCGGTCCTGGCGGGCGAGGTCGTGGACGCCACGTTCATCGACGCCGCCGCGCTGGACGCGTTCCTCGCCGAGTCGATCGAGCGGGCAAAGGCCGAGGGCATCCTGTTCTCCGTGCACCTCAAGGCCACGATGATGAAGGTCTCCGACCCGATCATCTTCGGCCACGTGGTGAAGGCGTTCTTCAAGCCGGTCTTCGAGAAGTACGGGCAGGACCTGGCCGACGCCGGCCTGTCGGCGAACGACGGCCTCGGCGGCATCTTCGCCGGGCTCGCCACGCTGCCGAACGGCGCCGAGATCCGCGCGGCGTTCGACACCGCGCTGGCCGACGGCCCGAAGATGGCCATGGTGAACTCCGACAAGGGCATCAACAACCTGCACGTCCCGTCCGACGTCATCGTCGACGCGTCGATGCCCGCCATGATCCGCATCGGTGGCCACATGTGGGGCCCCGAGGGCGAGGAGGCCGACACCCTCGCCGTGATCCCCGACTCCTCCTACGCCGGGATCTACCAGACGGTCATCGACGACTGCCGCGCCAACGGTGCTCTCGACCCGGCCACCATGGGCTCCGTGCCGAACGTGGGCCTGATGGCGCAGGCGGCCGAGGAGTACGGCTCGCACGACAAGACGTTCGAGATCACGGGCGACGGCACCGTGCGCATCGTGAACGGTGCGGGCGACGTCGTCCTGGAGCACGCCGTCCACGCCGGTGACATCTGGCGTGCCTGCCAGACCAAGGACGCCCCGATCCGCGACTGGATCAAGCTGGCCGTCACTCGGGCCCGCGCCTCGGCCACCCCCGCGGTGTTCTGGCTGAACTCGCGCCGCGCGCACGACGCCAACCTGATCGCGAAGATCGAGCAGTACCTGCCGGAGCACAACACCGAGGGCCTCGAGATCCTGATCATGGATCCGGCGGAGGCCACTGCGTACTCGCTGGCGCGCATCCGCAAGGGCCTGGACACCATCTCGGTGACCGGCAACGTGCTGCGCGACTACAACACCGACCTGTTCCCGATCCTCGAGGTCGGCACGTCGGCGAAGATGCTCTCGATCGTGCCGCTGATGAACGGTGGCGGCCTCTTCGAGACGGGCGCCGGCGGCTCCGCGCCGAAGCACGTGCAGCAGCTCGTCGAGGAGGACTACCTGCGCTGGGACTCGCTCGGTGAGTTCTTCGCGCTGGCCGCGTCGTTCGAGCACCTCGCGACCACCGAGGGCAACGCCAGGGCCCAGGTCCTGGCCGACACGCTCGACCGCGCCACCGGGACGTTCCTCGCCGAGGACCGCTCCCCGGGCCGCAAGCTCGGCACCATCGACAACCGTGGCTCGCACTTCTACCTCGCCCTGTACTGGGCGCAGGAGCTGGCCACGCAGTCCGACGACGCCGACCTGGCCGCCACGTTCAAGCCGCTCGCCGAGGCGCTGGCCACGGGTGAGCAGGCGATCGTGGCGGAGCTGCTCGCGGTCCAGGGCAAGCCGGCGGACATCGGCGGCTACTACCGCCCGGACGACGCCAAGGCGACCGCGGTGATGCGCCCGAGCACCACGTTCAACGAGGCGCTCGCTTCGCTCTGA
- a CDS encoding ATP-binding cassette domain-containing protein: MIDAPQTPDTTPHPEASPRPAPVLANDPARRLDWRRLRGPAAVIALLALTAGAVGQALGTAAAGQLAANATVAGLVLLAACVVGGALFDGLGQVVWASVVDRAEGKLRSDLLSAALRQPLATLSEQAVGEVLDRVDDDTHAAGRLVRRQLWGAGRTVVGVVPMWIIAGITWWPAWILFPLLGGIVVLLTRPLLGEIARLKVIEEVAWTDHAAAFEEAVAARNDLRTSLGQAFAVRRVAQLSAMVHRKFKDVVRVEERLLRRAGLVLYTLLAGTVVVCAVLASGGSLSVDQLVTLFLVTALFVGQMDNLVHHLPDIQEGLGAILRIRQMLAVEPEPEGGDDVPGGPLQLELRDLSFAYAEGTFALSGVDLMVPAGETIALVGRTGSGKSTLAALLSRAVEPERGSVFLGGADVRDLDLQKLRGAVGVVTQRTEIIAGTLAENIALFADVPRSAIEGAVRELGLSDWTEGLPDGLDTLLGPGGTKLSAGEEQLVAFARLLVRHVQLVVLDEATARMDPLTEARVVAASDRLLAGRTGVLIAHRLGTIERAGLVAVLDHGRVVQQGRRAALARTPGPFRTLLEAGTSDGTLEEVAADAETDGPETISAQTTDAQTTEPDAVGGRRRAGTPPELTPPGDGPSLARGVLHALFVRPKWGAFGAVLFLLGSLVAAQGALSGFLFGRTVEELGAGELPVGLLATLAVLLLMQPLFISRAMGVYPLWWIEILLRIRMSVMHGQTRQYRLAPTPPGEVVARSMDADRFVQYADRWVDFVNGLAIVVVTALISGTWTAGAVLLAVMVVSALASAVGRPIAGRSAAGSSAARARFGRALVSALDSARTVKLAARTPDVRRHLGEVDSGRVKAAIFEHRVQAVLDSVPLVTLYVGVVVAWSFLLTGRWDLATTLLVANAVTGFAWFGVVAGAVVTEAPGTRAWQVATARFAGGVDLVSREPGVDLVTGTAPAPSRPSASRWTAWSCAT, from the coding sequence ATGATCGACGCGCCGCAGACCCCTGACACCACGCCCCATCCGGAGGCGTCGCCTCGCCCTGCGCCGGTCCTGGCGAACGACCCGGCACGCCGGCTCGACTGGCGGCGGCTGCGCGGCCCGGCGGCCGTCATCGCCCTGCTCGCCCTGACCGCGGGCGCCGTGGGCCAGGCTCTCGGCACGGCCGCGGCCGGGCAGCTGGCGGCGAACGCCACCGTTGCCGGGCTGGTGCTGCTCGCTGCGTGCGTGGTGGGTGGCGCGCTGTTCGACGGACTCGGGCAGGTGGTCTGGGCCAGCGTGGTGGACCGCGCCGAGGGCAAGCTCCGGAGCGACCTGCTCAGTGCGGCGCTGCGCCAGCCGCTCGCGACGCTCTCCGAGCAGGCCGTGGGCGAGGTGCTCGACCGGGTCGACGACGACACGCACGCCGCCGGGCGGCTCGTGCGCCGCCAGCTGTGGGGCGCCGGCCGCACCGTCGTGGGCGTTGTACCCATGTGGATCATCGCGGGCATCACCTGGTGGCCGGCCTGGATCCTGTTCCCCTTGCTGGGCGGGATCGTCGTCCTGCTCACCCGGCCGCTGCTCGGTGAGATCGCGCGCCTCAAGGTGATCGAGGAGGTCGCGTGGACCGACCACGCCGCCGCCTTCGAGGAGGCCGTCGCCGCCCGGAACGACCTGCGCACCAGCCTGGGACAGGCGTTCGCCGTGCGGCGGGTCGCGCAGCTCTCGGCGATGGTGCACCGCAAGTTCAAGGACGTGGTGCGGGTCGAGGAGCGCCTGCTGCGCCGGGCCGGGCTGGTGCTGTACACCCTGCTGGCCGGGACCGTCGTCGTGTGCGCGGTGCTGGCCTCCGGCGGCAGCCTGTCCGTGGATCAGCTCGTCACCCTGTTCCTGGTCACCGCCCTGTTCGTGGGCCAGATGGACAACCTGGTGCACCACCTCCCGGACATCCAGGAGGGCCTCGGCGCGATCCTGCGCATCCGGCAGATGCTGGCGGTGGAGCCGGAGCCCGAGGGTGGGGACGACGTGCCGGGCGGGCCGCTCCAGCTCGAGCTGCGCGACCTGAGCTTCGCCTACGCCGAGGGTACGTTCGCCCTGAGCGGTGTGGACCTGATGGTCCCCGCCGGAGAGACGATCGCGCTCGTGGGCCGGACGGGCTCGGGCAAGTCGACGCTGGCCGCGCTGCTGTCGCGCGCGGTCGAGCCCGAGCGGGGCTCGGTGTTCCTGGGCGGGGCCGACGTACGCGACCTCGACCTGCAGAAGCTGCGGGGCGCCGTCGGCGTGGTGACCCAGCGCACCGAGATCATCGCCGGGACCCTCGCGGAGAACATCGCGCTGTTCGCCGACGTCCCGCGGTCGGCCATCGAGGGTGCGGTGCGCGAGCTCGGCCTGAGCGACTGGACGGAGGGTCTGCCCGACGGCCTCGACACGCTTCTCGGTCCGGGTGGCACCAAGCTTTCGGCGGGCGAGGAGCAGCTCGTCGCGTTCGCCCGGCTCCTCGTGCGGCACGTGCAGCTCGTGGTGCTCGACGAGGCGACCGCGCGGATGGACCCGCTCACCGAGGCGCGAGTCGTCGCGGCGTCTGACCGGCTGCTCGCCGGGCGCACCGGCGTGCTGATCGCACACCGCCTGGGCACCATCGAGCGGGCCGGACTCGTGGCCGTGCTCGACCACGGCCGAGTGGTGCAGCAGGGCCGTCGCGCGGCGCTCGCCCGGACCCCGGGCCCGTTCCGCACCCTGCTGGAGGCCGGCACGAGCGACGGGACGTTGGAGGAGGTGGCGGCCGACGCCGAGACGGATGGTCCCGAGACGATCAGTGCCCAGACGACCGATGCTCAGACCACCGAGCCCGACGCGGTCGGCGGCCGCCGTCGGGCCGGGACCCCGCCTGAGCTGACGCCTCCCGGCGACGGGCCGAGCCTCGCGCGCGGCGTGCTGCACGCCCTGTTCGTGCGCCCGAAGTGGGGCGCTTTCGGTGCGGTCCTGTTCCTCCTGGGGAGCCTGGTCGCGGCTCAGGGTGCGCTCAGCGGGTTCCTGTTCGGCCGCACGGTCGAGGAGCTGGGCGCGGGCGAGCTGCCCGTGGGCCTGCTGGCGACGCTCGCGGTGCTCCTGCTGATGCAGCCGTTGTTCATCTCCCGCGCCATGGGCGTGTACCCGCTCTGGTGGATCGAGATCCTGCTGCGGATCCGGATGTCGGTCATGCACGGGCAGACCCGGCAGTACCGGCTGGCGCCCACGCCGCCGGGCGAGGTCGTGGCCCGGTCCATGGACGCGGACCGGTTCGTGCAGTACGCGGACCGCTGGGTCGACTTCGTCAACGGTCTGGCGATCGTGGTCGTCACGGCGCTGATCAGCGGGACCTGGACCGCGGGCGCCGTCCTGCTGGCGGTCATGGTCGTGTCGGCCCTGGCCTCGGCCGTCGGGCGGCCGATCGCCGGCCGCTCCGCCGCGGGCTCCTCGGCGGCACGTGCGCGGTTCGGCCGCGCCCTGGTCTCCGCGCTCGACTCGGCACGCACGGTCAAGCTGGCCGCCCGCACGCCCGACGTCCGTCGGCACCTGGGCGAGGTCGACTCGGGCCGCGTGAAGGCTGCGATCTTCGAGCACCGGGTGCAGGCGGTGCTCGACTCGGTGCCGCTGGTGACGCTGTACGTCGGTGTTGTCGTCGCCTGGTCGTTCCTGCTCACGGGCAGGTGGGACCTGGCGACCACGCTGCTCGTCGCGAACGCCGTGACCGGCTTCGCATGGTTCGGCGTCGTGGCGGGCGCGGTGGTCACGGAGGCGCCCGGTACCCGCGCCTGGCAGGTCGCGACGGCCCGGTTCGCGGGCGGCGTCGACCTCGTCTCGCGCGAGCCCGGGGTGGACCTGGTGACCGGCACCGCGCCGGCGCCGAGCCGGCCAAGCGCGAGCCGCTGGACCGCCTGGAGCTGCGCAACCTGA
- a CDS encoding ATP-binding cassette domain-containing protein: MHDDGTIGVSDVDLEVRRGELVLLLGQVGSGKSSLLSALAGLMEHTGDVRWNGTEVTDAQAFLRPGQVAYVAQVPRVLSGTFSDNVRLDHPRDIDGPVQGARLGQDMEEAGGPHALVGHRGVRLSGGQVQRLALARALAADTELLLADDVSSALDASTEIELWASLRERGTTVVGATSKRAALARADRVVVLVDGQVADVGPWTGLAPRWSHLAG; the protein is encoded by the coding sequence GTGCACGACGACGGCACGATCGGCGTGTCCGACGTCGACCTCGAGGTTCGCCGCGGCGAGCTAGTGCTGCTGCTCGGGCAGGTCGGGTCGGGCAAGTCGTCCCTGCTGTCCGCGCTGGCCGGGCTCATGGAGCACACCGGCGACGTCCGGTGGAACGGGACCGAGGTGACCGACGCCCAGGCGTTCCTGCGCCCCGGCCAGGTGGCGTACGTGGCCCAGGTGCCGCGCGTGCTGTCCGGCACGTTCTCCGACAACGTCCGGCTGGACCACCCGCGCGACATCGACGGTCCGGTCCAGGGCGCACGCCTCGGGCAGGACATGGAGGAGGCCGGCGGCCCGCACGCCCTCGTCGGGCACCGCGGCGTGCGCCTGTCCGGCGGCCAGGTGCAGCGCCTCGCGCTCGCGCGGGCGCTCGCCGCAGACACCGAGCTGCTGCTGGCGGACGACGTGTCCAGCGCCCTGGACGCCTCGACCGAGATCGAGCTGTGGGCTTCCCTGCGGGAGCGGGGCACCACGGTGGTCGGCGCGACGTCGAAGCGGGCTGCGCTCGCTCGCGCCGACCGAGTGGTGGTCCTGGTCGACGGCCAGGTGGCCGACGTCGGGCCGTGGACCGGCCTCGCGCCGAGGTGGAGCCACCTCGCGGGCTGA
- a CDS encoding aminoglycoside phosphotransferase family protein, producing MSEDGLRPHIDTALVRGLVDAQFPRWAALPLERVEPGGSDHVIHRLGADLAVRLPRHSGPLDGFGTEFAWLPRLAPHLPLAVPVPVAQGLPGLGYPWPWSVFRWLDGEVATVEVLGRSRSVARELARFLTALWRTADIVRPAPEDAVSLCPQPLASRDRSTRATIDRLSGDFDAAAMTAVWDEAMAAEPWGRSAVWTHGDFHTGNLLTVGGRLSAVIDFGGLRYGDPSSDLMMAYTLLDVEGRAAFRAALAVDDATWVRGRGWGLTTGLSAYSAYAETSPRIAAATTRQIEASLADRTHRRA from the coding sequence TTGTCGGAAGACGGCCTGCGACCTCACATCGACACGGCACTCGTTCGTGGACTCGTCGACGCTCAGTTCCCTCGGTGGGCCGCGCTACCGCTGGAGCGGGTCGAACCGGGTGGGTCGGACCATGTGATCCACCGGCTGGGTGCCGACCTCGCCGTCCGACTGCCGCGCCACTCCGGCCCCCTGGACGGCTTTGGAACGGAGTTCGCCTGGCTACCTCGCCTCGCGCCCCACCTGCCGCTCGCCGTCCCGGTCCCCGTGGCCCAGGGCCTCCCCGGTCTGGGCTATCCGTGGCCGTGGTCGGTGTTCCGTTGGCTCGATGGCGAGGTTGCCACCGTCGAGGTGCTGGGCAGGTCCAGGTCCGTCGCTCGTGAGCTGGCCCGGTTCCTCACGGCCCTGTGGCGCACCGCCGACATCGTCCGACCTGCACCCGAAGACGCCGTCTCGCTGTGTCCGCAGCCGCTGGCTTCCCGGGATCGGTCGACGCGCGCCACGATCGACCGCCTCTCGGGCGATTTCGACGCGGCGGCGATGACCGCGGTGTGGGACGAGGCGATGGCCGCCGAGCCCTGGGGCCGTTCCGCTGTGTGGACCCACGGCGACTTCCACACCGGGAACCTGCTGACCGTCGGCGGGCGCCTCAGCGCCGTCATCGACTTCGGCGGGCTCAGGTACGGCGATCCGTCGAGCGACCTGATGATGGCCTACACCCTTCTGGACGTCGAGGGTCGAGCAGCCTTCCGGGCCGCACTCGCCGTGGACGACGCCACCTGGGTCAGGGGGCGCGGTTGGGGCCTGACCACCGGTCTCAGTGCCTATTCGGCCTACGCCGAGACGTCACCACGAATCGCCGCGGCGACGACCCGCCAGATCGAGGCCAGCCTGGCGGACCGGACGCACCGGCGCGCATAA
- a CDS encoding MFS transporter — MTTPSASAASSTAPDATPRSSWLALAVLILGVSMALLDTTIVNVALPTIRTSLDASEATLSWIISGYALAYGLALIPAGRVGDRIGHKWLFIVGLAGFTLASLWCGLASGATELIVARVVQGLCGGIFYPAVTALIQLMFAGRTRGKAFAVMGAAIGFSTALGPIVGGLLIEAFGDAEGWRSIFFVNLPFGVIAVTAAIILLPRIVVGATSRGVDFVGLLLLSVALVAVLVPLIEGESTGWPWWTWVSLAGGLLLLVVFAYWERTVVARGDSPLVPPHLFSNLAFTGGVVLALVYFAAFTSIFFTISIFWQSGLGHSALASGLVSVPFAVGSILGASQSERLAHRLGRPVLVIGTAMVALGLVSVWLVLWLVPAGDLTHWHLLPSLLVAGIGSGLFIAPNAQFITATVDRADAGAASGVIGTMQRVGSAAGIAVVGSVLFAALTFPPGQPTPEVVADTYAHAATLAMGTSAALAVVAFLLVFVLPHRAAPPR, encoded by the coding sequence GTGACCACACCCTCCGCGTCCGCGGCCTCCAGCACCGCCCCGGACGCGACGCCACGCAGCTCCTGGCTCGCGCTGGCGGTACTGATCCTGGGCGTCTCGATGGCTCTGCTCGACACGACCATCGTGAACGTCGCGCTGCCGACCATCCGCACGTCGCTCGACGCATCAGAGGCGACGTTGTCCTGGATCATCTCCGGCTACGCGCTCGCCTATGGCCTGGCCCTCATCCCCGCCGGCCGCGTGGGCGACCGGATCGGGCACAAGTGGCTGTTCATCGTGGGCCTGGCCGGGTTCACGCTCGCGAGCCTCTGGTGCGGCCTCGCTTCCGGTGCCACCGAGCTGATCGTGGCCCGCGTGGTCCAGGGCCTGTGCGGCGGCATCTTCTACCCGGCGGTGACCGCACTGATCCAGCTCATGTTCGCCGGCCGCACGCGCGGCAAGGCGTTCGCCGTGATGGGAGCGGCCATCGGGTTCTCCACCGCCCTCGGACCGATTGTCGGCGGCCTGCTGATCGAGGCATTCGGCGATGCCGAGGGGTGGCGCTCGATCTTCTTCGTCAACCTGCCGTTCGGGGTGATCGCGGTCACCGCGGCAATCATCCTGCTGCCGCGGATCGTCGTCGGGGCCACCTCGCGCGGGGTCGACTTCGTGGGGCTGCTGCTGCTCTCGGTCGCGCTGGTCGCCGTGCTGGTTCCGCTCATCGAGGGCGAGAGCACCGGCTGGCCCTGGTGGACCTGGGTTTCGCTGGCGGGTGGCCTGCTGCTGCTCGTCGTGTTCGCGTACTGGGAGCGGACGGTGGTGGCGCGTGGCGACAGCCCGCTCGTGCCACCGCACCTGTTCTCGAACCTGGCCTTCACCGGCGGAGTGGTCCTCGCCCTGGTCTACTTCGCTGCCTTCACCAGCATCTTCTTCACCATCTCGATCTTCTGGCAGTCCGGTCTGGGCCACTCGGCGCTGGCCTCCGGGCTGGTTTCAGTGCCCTTCGCCGTCGGCTCGATCCTGGGCGCGTCACAGAGCGAGCGCCTTGCGCACCGCCTGGGCCGGCCCGTGCTTGTGATCGGCACGGCCATGGTCGCCCTGGGGCTCGTTTCGGTGTGGTTAGTGCTCTGGCTGGTGCCGGCCGGTGACCTGACCCACTGGCACCTGCTGCCGTCGCTTCTGGTCGCCGGCATCGGCAGCGGCCTGTTCATCGCGCCGAACGCACAGTTCATCACCGCCACGGTGGACCGCGCCGACGCCGGCGCGGCGTCCGGCGTGATCGGCACCATGCAGCGCGTCGGCTCTGCCGCGGGGATCGCCGTCGTGGGCTCGGTGCTGTTCGCGGCGCTGACATTCCCGCCCGGCCAGCCGACGCCCGAGGTTGTCGCCGACACCTACGCCCACGCCGCGACCCTGGCGATGGGCACCAGCGCCGCGCTCGCCGTGGTGGCGTTCCTGCTGGTCTTTGTGCTCCCGCACCGGGCGGCGCCCCCGCGGTAG
- a CDS encoding N-acetyltransferase family protein: MDLIFREAKRDDLERIVELIADDAVAARRTGTYGEPHSRAFEAITASPDNELVVAESDGEVIGVMQLTFIPGISRNGASRLLVEAVRVSSDLRGQGIGRRLMEHAHERGRARGCALAQLTSDKQRPEAHRFYRSLGYDQSHEGFKLQL; this comes from the coding sequence ATGGATCTGATCTTTCGCGAGGCCAAGCGGGACGACCTCGAGCGCATAGTCGAGCTCATCGCCGACGACGCCGTCGCCGCCCGCCGCACCGGCACCTACGGCGAGCCGCACTCCAGGGCGTTCGAGGCCATCACCGCCAGCCCGGACAACGAGCTGGTCGTGGCGGAGTCCGACGGCGAGGTGATCGGCGTCATGCAGCTGACGTTCATCCCGGGGATCTCGCGCAACGGTGCCTCGCGCCTCCTGGTCGAGGCCGTGCGTGTGAGCAGCGACCTGCGCGGCCAGGGCATCGGCCGCCGGCTGATGGAGCATGCCCACGAGCGCGGCCGGGCGCGCGGCTGCGCGCTGGCCCAGCTGACGTCGGACAAGCAGCGCCCCGAGGCGCACCGGTTCTACCGGAGCCTCGGCTACGACCAGTCCCACGAGGGGTTCAAGCTCCAGCTCTGA